In a genomic window of Pokkaliibacter sp. MBI-7:
- the rbsA gene encoding ribose ABC transporter ATP-binding protein RbsA, translating into MEPILSLTGIEKAFPGVKALDGAALNVYPGEVMALLGENGAGKSTMMKVLTGIYQADQGTLSYQGQPQWFTGPKASQAAGISIIHQELNLIPDLSIAENIFLGREKTSAYGRILWRQMYAEAQQLLDKLRVRHSPQTRLGDLSIGEQQMVEIAKALSFESRVIIMDEPTDALTDTETESLFAVIRELRAEGRGIVYISHRLKEIFEICNRVTILRDGRFITERAIESLQEEEMIELMVGRKLEEQYPRIHTDKGQATLEVAQLSGPGVREVSFSLQAGEILGFSGLMGSGRTELMKLLFGASRATAGSIRVAGQVVQHNSPQDGLRSGIAYISEDRKGDGLVLELSVRENMSLSSLRQFTGAGFRIGKQAETGAVDEYVRHFNIKTPSQEQLIRNLSGGNQQKVSIAKGLMTRPRVLILDEPTRGVDVGAKKEIYQLINTFKAEGMSIILVSSEMPEVLGMSDRILVMHEGRISAEFERNDATQEKLMAAAVGKQAA; encoded by the coding sequence ATGGAACCTATCCTCTCGCTGACAGGTATCGAGAAGGCCTTTCCGGGTGTGAAGGCGCTGGACGGCGCTGCACTCAATGTCTATCCCGGTGAGGTCATGGCCTTGCTGGGAGAAAACGGTGCTGGCAAGTCGACCATGATGAAGGTGCTGACCGGGATTTATCAGGCAGACCAGGGCACCCTGAGCTATCAGGGCCAACCGCAGTGGTTCACCGGCCCGAAAGCCTCGCAGGCGGCGGGCATCAGCATTATCCATCAGGAGCTGAACCTGATCCCTGATCTCAGCATCGCCGAAAATATCTTCCTCGGTCGCGAAAAGACCAGCGCTTATGGCCGCATTTTGTGGCGGCAGATGTACGCCGAAGCCCAGCAGCTGCTGGACAAGCTGCGCGTGCGCCACAGCCCGCAGACCCGTCTGGGTGATCTCAGCATCGGCGAACAGCAGATGGTGGAAATAGCCAAGGCGCTGTCGTTCGAGTCCAGGGTCATCATCATGGATGAGCCGACCGATGCGCTGACCGATACCGAAACCGAATCCCTGTTTGCGGTGATCCGCGAGTTGCGGGCCGAAGGGCGCGGCATCGTCTATATCTCCCACCGTCTGAAAGAAATCTTCGAGATCTGCAACCGTGTCACCATCCTGCGTGACGGTCGTTTCATCACTGAGCGCGCCATTGAAAGCCTGCAGGAAGAGGAAATGATCGAGCTGATGGTGGGGCGCAAGCTGGAGGAGCAATACCCCCGCATTCATACCGACAAGGGGCAGGCAACGCTGGAAGTGGCGCAATTGAGCGGCCCCGGCGTCAGGGAGGTGAGCTTCAGCCTGCAAGCCGGGGAGATTCTGGGTTTCTCCGGCCTGATGGGGTCAGGGCGTACCGAGCTGATGAAGCTGCTGTTTGGTGCCAGTCGCGCCACGGCGGGCAGTATCCGCGTCGCCGGGCAGGTGGTTCAGCACAACAGCCCGCAGGATGGCCTGCGCAGCGGGATTGCTTATATCTCCGAAGACCGCAAGGGCGATGGTCTGGTGCTGGAACTGTCAGTACGGGAGAACATGAGCCTGAGTTCACTGCGTCAGTTTACCGGTGCGGGCTTCCGTATCGGCAAGCAGGCAGAGACCGGTGCTGTGGATGAATACGTGCGCCACTTTAATATCAAGACCCCCAGTCAGGAACAGCTGATCCGCAATCTGTCCGGCGGTAACCAGCAGAAAGTCTCCATCGCCAAGGGGCTGATGACCCGTCCCCGTGTGCTGATTCTCGATGAGCCTACCCGTGGCGTCGATGTCGGTGCCAAGAAGGAGATCTATCAGCTGATCAATACCTTCAAGGCGGAAGGCATGAGCATCATTCTGGTGTCATCGGAGATGCCGGAAGTGCTGGGGATGAGTGATCGCATTCTGGTAATGCACGAGGGGCGCATCAGTGCCGAGTTTGAGCGCAACGATGCCACCCAGGAAAAATTAATGGCCGCTGCCGTAGGTAAGCAGGCGGCGTAA
- a CDS encoding pirin family protein encodes MNSTVHTPGKSREVEHVVAGMEASDGAGVRLQRVLTQELQRRLDPFLMLDEFRSDNPDDYIAGFPEHPHRGFETVTYMLAGRMRHRDNAGNEGLLTAGGVQWMTAGRGILHSEIPEQEDGLMHGFQLWVNLASDKKMIDPGYQDLPASAIPEYTSESCAHIRVIAGESEGVAGAISRPDTEPLYLDIELAPGKPHWQAIPASHNAFIYVYSGEVLAGDSQRKVTTRRLAALSGNRMRDHDGQGISLQSAEGARLLLIAGRPLNEPIAQWGPFVMNTREQIEQAVTDFRNGDF; translated from the coding sequence ATGAATTCCACTGTCCACACCCCCGGAAAAAGCCGCGAAGTTGAGCATGTCGTTGCCGGTATGGAGGCTTCCGACGGCGCAGGCGTCCGTCTGCAGCGGGTGCTGACTCAGGAGCTGCAACGTCGCCTTGACCCTTTCCTGATGCTGGATGAATTTCGCTCCGATAACCCCGATGACTACATCGCCGGTTTCCCCGAACACCCTCACCGCGGTTTTGAAACCGTGACTTACATGCTGGCTGGCCGTATGCGTCACCGCGATAACGCCGGTAATGAAGGCTTGCTGACAGCAGGTGGCGTGCAATGGATGACGGCCGGTCGCGGCATTCTGCACTCCGAGATTCCCGAGCAGGAAGACGGCCTGATGCACGGCTTCCAGTTGTGGGTGAATCTGGCCAGTGACAAGAAAATGATCGACCCCGGTTATCAGGATCTGCCCGCTTCGGCCATTCCTGAATACACCAGCGAGTCCTGTGCCCATATCCGGGTGATTGCCGGGGAGAGCGAAGGCGTGGCCGGTGCCATCAGCCGCCCGGACACCGAGCCACTGTATCTGGATATTGAACTGGCCCCCGGCAAACCCCATTGGCAGGCTATCCCTGCCAGCCACAACGCCTTCATCTATGTTTACTCGGGTGAAGTGCTGGCCGGTGACAGCCAGCGCAAAGTCACTACTCGCCGTCTGGCGGCACTGTCAGGCAACCGCATGCGTGACCACGACGGCCAGGGTATCAGCCTGCAGTCGGCGGAAGGAGCACGGTTACTGCTGATCGCCGGACGTCCACTGAATGAACCGATTGCGCAGTGGGGGCCGTTCGTGATGAACACCCGAGAACAGATCGAGCAGGCCGTTACGGATTTCCGCAACGGCGACTTCTGA
- a CDS encoding HAMP domain-containing sensor histidine kinase, translating to MSEHMAPASARRATLWLGYLLPWWIIIPLGTWLIYNNASSRELDQIRYAQRDLVAHDNRLVESYLTKVYQDVLLLAGSTASVLDSSAAAPDTLLASLFSDAGRAYPQYMQIRWLSNQGMEQVRVDRTGPQLKTITEHDLQNKSGRYYVQQGLKTEPGKVYVSPLDLNVEGGKIETPYRPTLRAVTKVVTASGETQGIAVLNLDASRLIAELRTSADAMLVDEQGYWLVGPDASKEWGFMFNDPSRRIQVEYPDVWQHIITEQSGQFLDEHGLWTFARANPEQDLQISADEIPELYTLSRVTTPLVLQRQLQLFYFSAGAAVLLMVSCLAGFLALSRRRLDSRAKELQHSNTQLTTTLGQLQASQEELVRTEKLSSLGLMVAGVAHELNTPIGAVMLCVTTLADRLRDFRQAFLAGGVKRSELEQLLLHQTDGLQMAEANINRAATLIQQFRQVAADRANADIQSFSLQALVADILALTHGQWKHSGHQVVTDIPADIEMISYPGPLGQVIQNLLHNALVHAFTPGDTGTISISARVSADQSVDILVSDDGIGIAPEHIKRVFDPFYTTRRGAGGTGLGLHIVHHLTTEVLGGRVWIETELQGRGTTMHLRLPLDCRSPLQQAVSG from the coding sequence ATGAGTGAGCACATGGCGCCTGCATCTGCTCGCCGGGCGACCCTCTGGCTGGGGTACCTGCTGCCCTGGTGGATCATCATCCCGCTGGGCACCTGGCTGATCTATAACAATGCCTCCAGCCGCGAGCTGGATCAGATCCGTTATGCCCAGCGTGATCTGGTGGCTCATGACAATCGTCTGGTCGAGAGCTATCTGACCAAGGTCTATCAGGATGTATTGTTGCTGGCGGGCAGCACCGCATCCGTGCTGGACAGCTCAGCTGCCGCTCCCGATACGCTGCTGGCCAGTCTGTTCAGCGATGCAGGCCGTGCTTACCCTCAGTACATGCAGATTCGCTGGTTATCGAATCAGGGGATGGAGCAGGTCCGTGTCGACAGAACAGGGCCGCAGCTCAAGACCATTACCGAGCATGACTTACAGAACAAATCCGGTCGCTACTACGTGCAGCAGGGGTTGAAGACGGAACCCGGTAAGGTCTATGTCTCGCCACTGGACCTCAATGTGGAGGGCGGGAAGATTGAGACGCCCTACCGTCCGACGCTGCGTGCTGTGACCAAAGTGGTGACAGCCAGCGGAGAAACGCAGGGAATAGCGGTGCTGAATCTCGACGCCAGTCGGCTGATTGCGGAACTCCGAACCTCTGCTGATGCCATGCTGGTTGATGAACAGGGTTACTGGCTGGTAGGGCCTGACGCCAGCAAGGAGTGGGGTTTCATGTTCAACGATCCCTCTCGTCGTATTCAGGTCGAGTACCCGGACGTCTGGCAGCACATCATCACTGAGCAGTCAGGGCAGTTTCTCGACGAGCACGGTCTATGGACGTTTGCGCGTGCCAACCCCGAGCAGGATCTGCAGATCAGTGCCGATGAAATACCAGAGTTATATACCCTGTCACGGGTGACCACGCCGCTGGTGCTTCAGCGTCAGTTGCAGCTTTTTTACTTCAGTGCTGGCGCTGCCGTGCTGCTGATGGTGTCCTGCCTGGCCGGTTTTCTTGCCCTGAGCCGCCGCCGCCTCGATAGCAGAGCAAAGGAGTTGCAGCACAGCAATACGCAGCTGACCACCACGCTTGGCCAGTTGCAGGCATCGCAGGAAGAGCTGGTACGTACAGAAAAGCTGTCTTCACTGGGGTTGATGGTGGCAGGGGTTGCTCATGAGCTGAATACCCCGATTGGGGCAGTCATGCTGTGTGTGACCACGCTGGCTGACCGCCTGCGAGACTTCCGCCAGGCCTTCCTGGCAGGTGGGGTTAAGCGCTCTGAACTGGAACAGTTGCTGCTGCATCAAACCGATGGCCTGCAGATGGCTGAAGCTAATATCAACCGGGCAGCAACGCTGATTCAGCAGTTCCGTCAGGTCGCCGCTGACCGGGCCAATGCGGACATCCAGTCGTTCTCCCTGCAGGCGCTGGTGGCTGACATTCTTGCCCTGACCCATGGACAGTGGAAACACAGCGGTCATCAGGTGGTGACCGATATTCCTGCCGATATTGAAATGATCAGTTATCCCGGGCCGCTGGGGCAGGTGATACAAAACCTGCTGCATAACGCGCTGGTGCATGCCTTTACCCCGGGCGACACCGGCACCATTTCGATCAGTGCCCGCGTGAGTGCCGACCAGTCGGTGGACATCCTGGTCAGCGACGATGGTATCGGGATTGCGCCAGAGCACATCAAACGTGTTTTTGATCCTTTCTACACCACCCGGCGTGGCGCCGGTGGCACAGGGCTTGGGCTGCATATCGTGCATCATCTGACCACTGAGGTGCTGGGTGGCCGGGTATGGATCGAAACGGAGCTGCAGGGCAGGGGGACGACCATGCATCTGCGCTTGCCGCTGGACTGCCGCTCCCCGCTGCAGCAGGCGGTCTCCGGGTAG
- a CDS encoding DoxX family protein produces MNAAINVVSRVLLASLFVIAGVGKLGAGYAGTQGYMESMGVPGFLLPLVILLEIGGGLALVAGFQTRWIALILAGFSIVTGFLFHFHPGDAMQMTNFLKNLSIAGGLLLLVQHGASYPSIDKRQAD; encoded by the coding sequence ATGAACGCAGCCATCAACGTTGTATCTCGTGTACTGCTAGCATCTCTCTTCGTTATCGCCGGTGTCGGCAAACTGGGCGCAGGTTACGCTGGCACCCAGGGTTATATGGAATCCATGGGTGTACCGGGCTTCCTGTTGCCACTGGTGATTCTGCTGGAAATCGGCGGTGGTCTGGCACTGGTTGCAGGCTTCCAGACCCGCTGGATCGCCCTGATTCTGGCAGGCTTCAGCATCGTCACCGGCTTCCTGTTCCACTTCCACCCCGGTGATGCCATGCAGATGACCAACTTTCTGAAAAACCTGTCTATCGCCGGTGGTCTGCTGTTGCTGGTTCAGCACGGCGCCAGCTACCCCAGCATCGACAAACGTCAGGCTGACTGA
- the rbsC gene encoding ribose ABC transporter permease, with translation MNNSTRQLTPATGLFSKHWWMEQKSLIALLILIAVVSAMSSNFFTVDNFMNILRQTSVNAIMAVGMTLVILTAGIDLSVGSVLALTGAFAASMVAMELPLAVTLVVTLGAGLLLGCVSGLIVAKGKVQAFIATLVTMTLLRGVTMVYTDGRPITTGFNEAGDAFAVLGTGYWFGIPVPVWLMVFVFAGAWYLLHHTPLGRYIYALGGNEAATRLSGINVNKVKVAVYALCGMLSALAGLIVTSRLSSAQPTAGMGYELDAIAAVVLGGTSLAGGKGRVMGTLIGALIIGFLNNALNLLDVSSYYQMIAKAVVILLAVLVDNKSK, from the coding sequence ATGAATAACAGCACCCGTCAACTTACTCCTGCCACCGGCCTGTTCAGCAAGCACTGGTGGATGGAGCAGAAGTCTCTGATTGCCCTGCTGATCCTGATCGCCGTTGTGTCGGCCATGAGCAGCAACTTCTTCACTGTCGACAACTTCATGAATATTCTGCGTCAGACCTCCGTCAACGCCATCATGGCCGTGGGGATGACACTGGTGATTCTGACTGCCGGTATCGACCTGAGTGTCGGGTCCGTACTGGCGCTGACCGGCGCTTTTGCCGCCTCCATGGTAGCCATGGAGCTGCCGCTGGCGGTCACGCTGGTGGTCACACTGGGCGCCGGATTACTGCTCGGTTGCGTCAGTGGTCTGATTGTGGCCAAAGGCAAGGTACAGGCCTTTATCGCAACACTGGTGACCATGACGCTGCTGCGTGGCGTGACCATGGTGTATACCGATGGTCGTCCGATTACCACTGGTTTCAATGAGGCGGGCGATGCCTTTGCCGTGCTCGGCACCGGTTACTGGTTTGGTATTCCGGTTCCGGTCTGGCTGATGGTCTTTGTCTTTGCCGGTGCCTGGTATCTGCTCCATCACACGCCGCTGGGCCGCTATATCTACGCGCTGGGCGGCAACGAGGCGGCCACCCGTCTGTCGGGTATCAACGTCAACAAGGTCAAAGTGGCGGTGTATGCCCTGTGCGGCATGCTGTCGGCACTGGCAGGTCTGATTGTGACCTCACGCCTTTCCTCCGCTCAGCCAACCGCCGGTATGGGCTATGAGCTGGATGCCATCGCCGCTGTGGTACTGGGCGGCACCAGTCTGGCAGGCGGCAAGGGCCGGGTGATGGGCACGCTGATTGGTGCACTGATCATTGGTTTTCTTAATAACGCGCTGAACCTGCTGGATGTGTCGTCCTACTATCAGATGATTGCCAAAGCGGTGGTCATCCTGCTGGCGGTGCTGGTCGACAACAAAAGCAAGTAA
- a CDS encoding substrate-binding domain-containing protein: MATIKDVARLAGVSTSTVSHVINHTRYVSEEISTRVQAAVAQLNYAPSAVARSLKINTTKTFGMLVTVSTNPFFSELVRNVEHACYQQGYHLILCNTEGDVERLQSHLDLLLQRRVDGLLLMCTETNHHIAGWFERFGSVPTVIMDWGPIQPGMDTIQDSAEEGGYLATRHLIDEGHRDIGCLTGPMQKLPAQQRWQGYQRAMQEADLVVNPQWVLEGSFDCDSGYQAMLALLQLQQRPTAMVAGNDMMAMGLISAAAEHGVRVPDDLSIVGYDDIPFARYMTPALTTIHQDTARIAAVAVQTLLERVQDKQQADRTVMMKPSLVQRASVRRLSPTV; encoded by the coding sequence ATGGCTACCATCAAGGACGTCGCCAGGCTTGCTGGTGTATCCACCTCCACTGTTTCTCACGTTATCAATCACACCCGTTACGTCAGCGAAGAGATCAGCACGCGCGTGCAGGCTGCTGTCGCTCAGCTCAACTATGCTCCCAGTGCGGTGGCGCGCAGCCTCAAGATCAATACCACCAAGACCTTCGGCATGCTGGTTACCGTCAGCACCAACCCGTTCTTTTCCGAACTGGTGCGCAATGTCGAACACGCCTGTTATCAGCAGGGCTATCACCTGATTCTGTGCAACACCGAAGGCGATGTAGAGCGATTGCAGAGTCATCTTGATCTGTTGTTGCAGCGCCGGGTCGATGGGTTACTGCTGATGTGCACCGAAACCAATCACCATATAGCGGGCTGGTTCGAGCGTTTTGGCTCGGTGCCGACCGTGATCATGGACTGGGGTCCGATTCAGCCGGGAATGGACACCATTCAGGACAGCGCCGAAGAGGGCGGTTATCTGGCCACGCGCCACCTGATTGATGAAGGGCACCGTGATATTGGCTGCCTGACCGGGCCGATGCAGAAGCTGCCCGCGCAGCAGCGCTGGCAGGGCTATCAGCGGGCGATGCAGGAGGCAGATCTGGTGGTCAATCCGCAGTGGGTGCTGGAAGGCAGCTTTGACTGCGACAGTGGCTATCAGGCCATGCTGGCGCTGCTGCAATTGCAGCAACGGCCGACCGCCATGGTCGCTGGCAATGACATGATGGCCATGGGGCTGATCAGTGCTGCTGCTGAACACGGCGTCCGGGTACCGGATGATCTCTCCATCGTGGGCTACGACGATATTCCCTTTGCCCGCTATATGACGCCAGCGCTGACCACCATTCATCAGGACACGGCACGCATTGCTGCCGTTGCGGTACAAACTTTGCTTGAACGGGTACAGGATAAACAGCAGGCAGACCGTACGGTGATGATGAAACCCAGTCTGGTGCAGCGTGCATCGGTACGCCGGTTAAGCCCAACCGTCTGA
- a CDS encoding pirin family protein, translating into MPSLQHLLHPKAKDIGFPVRRLLPAVVRQSVGPFVFLDHMGPAHFQPDTTEGDVRPHPHIGLATLTYLFSGAIMHRDSLGTVQEITPGAVNLMAAGKGITHSERMPAHVRQDDAAVEGIQMWLALPKPLEEMEPEFLHYPSTAMPEFNGDGIHLHLVMGSALGLTSPVKTYAPTLFAALTMKAGSQFQLPADYSELAFYVVRGEVYTDQDEKVEAFNLGIAADHDGLCLIAEQDSTLIVLGGEPLDGRRFLNWNFVSSRKERIEQAREDWINQRFPTIPGDDQEYIPLPR; encoded by the coding sequence ATGCCCAGCTTACAGCACCTGCTTCATCCCAAAGCCAAGGACATCGGCTTCCCCGTCCGCCGCCTGCTGCCCGCCGTCGTGCGCCAGAGTGTCGGCCCCTTTGTTTTCCTTGACCATATGGGCCCGGCACACTTTCAGCCCGATACCACCGAAGGGGACGTGCGCCCTCACCCGCATATCGGTCTGGCCACCCTGACCTACCTGTTCAGCGGCGCCATCATGCATCGTGATAGTCTCGGCACCGTGCAGGAAATCACGCCGGGCGCGGTCAATCTGATGGCGGCGGGCAAAGGCATTACCCACTCGGAACGGATGCCTGCCCATGTCCGGCAGGATGACGCGGCGGTAGAAGGTATCCAGATGTGGCTGGCTCTACCCAAGCCACTGGAGGAAATGGAGCCGGAATTCCTGCATTACCCCAGTACGGCCATGCCTGAATTCAATGGTGATGGCATTCACCTGCATCTGGTGATGGGTAGCGCTCTGGGCCTGACCTCTCCGGTCAAAACCTACGCCCCGACCCTGTTTGCCGCCCTGACCATGAAGGCAGGCAGCCAGTTCCAGCTACCTGCAGATTACAGCGAGCTGGCGTTTTATGTGGTCAGGGGTGAGGTGTACACCGATCAGGACGAGAAGGTGGAAGCCTTCAATCTGGGCATCGCCGCAGACCATGACGGCCTGTGCCTGATTGCTGAACAGGACAGCACGCTGATTGTGCTGGGGGGCGAGCCGCTGGATGGACGGCGCTTTCTCAACTGGAATTTTGTTTCCAGTCGCAAGGAGCGCATCGAGCAGGCACGGGAAGACTGGATCAATCAACGTTTCCCGACCATCCCTGGCGATGATCAGGAATATATTCCACTGCCACGTTAA
- the rbsD gene encoding D-ribose pyranase, producing MRLGPLLNQPLSACLSMLGHTDEITLGDAGLPIPAQVERIDLALKRGVPGLLDTLEVVLAEVAVEAVTLAQELPSVSPDMHQAMLTLVGAAGQRRGIDIAIHYVSHSDFKVQSGRSRAVVRTGECTPYANIILHAGVAFEGGQ from the coding sequence ATGAGACTCGGTCCTTTACTTAACCAGCCCTTGTCTGCCTGCCTGTCCATGCTTGGTCATACTGACGAAATTACGCTGGGTGATGCGGGCTTGCCCATCCCTGCACAGGTTGAACGTATTGATCTGGCGCTCAAACGCGGCGTTCCCGGTTTGCTGGATACACTGGAAGTGGTACTGGCCGAAGTAGCGGTGGAGGCCGTGACGCTGGCGCAGGAACTGCCCTCCGTCAGCCCCGACATGCATCAGGCCATGCTGACGCTGGTCGGCGCGGCAGGCCAGCGCCGCGGTATCGACATCGCCATCCACTACGTCAGCCACAGTGATTTCAAAGTACAGAGCGGACGCTCCCGCGCCGTGGTGCGTACGGGTGAATGTACTCCCTATGCCAATATCATCCTGCACGCAGGAGTGGCATTCGAGGGAGGGCAGTGA
- the rbsK gene encoding ribokinase, producing MSQSLVVLGSVNADHILQVEHFPRPGETIRGRGYQVVAGGKGANQAVAAARLGGNVSFIACVGNDDTGRSMREAFAQDGMNIDGVMVESDLPTGIAIIYINAEGENCIGLSEEANGRLSAERIEPHLPMIKQAGALLMQLETPLDGCILAARTAREAGVRVVLNPAPARSLPAELLSQVDMITPNETEAEVLTGIAVRDQASAAEAAASLHALGISTVVITLGSQGAYISQRSDAGTDGAVITGFKVQAVDTTAAGDTFNAGLLVALLEGKSMQEAVPFAHAAAAISVTRLGAQTSIPRRAEVDSFLQAQ from the coding sequence ATGAGCCAATCCCTGGTTGTTTTAGGCAGCGTCAATGCGGATCACATTCTGCAGGTAGAGCATTTCCCCCGTCCCGGTGAGACCATCCGCGGTCGCGGCTATCAGGTGGTGGCCGGTGGCAAAGGCGCCAATCAGGCCGTTGCCGCCGCGCGTCTGGGTGGTAACGTCAGCTTTATCGCCTGCGTGGGTAACGATGATACCGGCCGCAGCATGCGTGAAGCCTTCGCTCAGGATGGCATGAACATTGATGGCGTCATGGTGGAGAGCGATCTGCCCACCGGCATTGCCATCATCTATATCAACGCCGAAGGCGAGAACTGCATCGGCCTGTCAGAAGAGGCCAATGGCCGTCTGAGTGCTGAACGCATCGAGCCGCATCTGCCGATGATCAAGCAGGCAGGTGCACTGCTGATGCAGCTGGAAACCCCGCTGGATGGCTGCATTCTGGCTGCCCGTACCGCCCGCGAGGCCGGTGTGCGTGTGGTACTGAACCCGGCTCCGGCGCGCAGCCTGCCTGCAGAGCTGCTGAGTCAGGTGGATATGATTACCCCCAACGAGACCGAAGCCGAAGTGCTGACCGGGATCGCCGTCAGGGATCAGGCCTCGGCGGCAGAGGCGGCGGCCAGCCTCCATGCTCTGGGGATTTCGACGGTAGTGATTACCCTGGGTTCGCAGGGTGCCTATATCAGCCAGCGCAGTGACGCCGGAACTGACGGGGCTGTGATAACCGGCTTCAAGGTGCAGGCAGTTGATACCACCGCAGCCGGTGATACCTTCAATGCCGGATTGCTGGTAGCGCTGCTGGAAGGCAAGTCCATGCAGGAAGCGGTGCCTTTTGCTCATGCTGCCGCGGCTATTTCCGTCACTCGTCTGGGTGCGCAGACGTCTATCCCGCGTCGGGCTGAAGTGGATAGCTTCCTGCAGGCCCAGTAA
- the rbsB gene encoding ribose ABC transporter substrate-binding protein RbsB produces the protein MKVANLFSRTKAAVLLSSALLGASINAAHADSMALVLSTLNNPFFVTMKEGAESTAKALGYDLVVLDSQNDPGKELANVEDLTVRKVKAILINPTDSEAVVNAVRMANNANIPVLTLDRGAAGGKVVSHIASDNVAGGKLAGDFIAEKLGDGAKVIQLEGIAGTSAARDRGEGFNQAAKAHNFAVLASQPADFDRTKGLNVMENLLNAHPDVQAVFAQNDEMALGAVRAIQASGKKIMMVGFDGTDDGKVAVQRGLMAATVAQQPEKIGEIGVITADKLLKGGDVEANIPVDLKLITE, from the coding sequence ATGAAAGTCGCTAATCTGTTTTCTCGTACCAAAGCCGCTGTGCTGCTGTCTTCTGCCCTGCTGGGTGCCAGCATCAATGCCGCTCATGCAGACAGCATGGCACTGGTGCTGTCGACGCTGAACAACCCCTTCTTCGTCACCATGAAAGAGGGGGCAGAGTCTACCGCCAAAGCGCTGGGCTATGATTTGGTGGTGCTGGATTCCCAGAATGATCCGGGTAAAGAACTGGCCAACGTGGAAGACCTGACTGTACGTAAGGTCAAGGCCATCCTGATTAACCCCACTGACTCTGAAGCGGTAGTGAATGCAGTGCGTATGGCCAACAATGCCAACATCCCGGTACTGACGCTGGATCGTGGCGCTGCTGGCGGCAAAGTGGTCAGCCACATTGCCTCTGACAACGTAGCAGGCGGCAAGCTGGCCGGTGATTTCATCGCTGAAAAACTGGGTGATGGTGCCAAGGTTATCCAGCTGGAAGGGATCGCCGGTACCTCTGCTGCCCGTGATCGTGGTGAAGGTTTCAATCAGGCTGCCAAGGCACACAACTTTGCCGTACTGGCCAGCCAGCCCGCTGACTTCGACCGCACCAAGGGGCTGAACGTCATGGAAAACCTGCTCAACGCTCATCCTGATGTACAGGCCGTGTTTGCCCAGAACGACGAAATGGCACTGGGCGCTGTGCGTGCCATTCAGGCCTCTGGCAAGAAAATCATGATGGTGGGCTTTGACGGCACTGACGACGGCAAAGTGGCCGTACAGCGTGGCCTGATGGCAGCGACCGTTGCCCAGCAACCCGAAAAAATCGGTGAGATCGGCGTAATTACTGCTGACAAGCTGCTGAAAGGTGGCGACGTTGAGGCTAATATTCCCGTCGACTTGAAGTTGATTACTGAATAA